The segment TCGCCCGGGGACAGCCGGACCTCGTTGCGCTTCCCGAGGATACCCGGCAGCTGTCCGATGCGGTGAAGGCCGCCGCCGATTTGGGCATCCCCATTGTCGCCCGTGGAGCAGGCACCTGTCTGTCTGGTGGGCCGGTGCCCACCCACGGCGGACTGGTTCTCGCGCTCAATCGGATGGACAGACTTCTCGACCTGGACGTCCGCGGTCGAATGGCGCGGGTACAGGCCGGCATGGTGAACGCCGAGCTTCAGCGTCTCATCGCCCCGCACGGCCTCTTCTTCGCTCCCGATCCGGCGAGCCAGTTGGCTTCCACAATCGGCGGCAATGTGGCAGAGAATGCGGGAGGTCCCCACTGTCTGAAGTACGGGGTCACCGCGAACCATGTATCCGCTGCGACCGTTGTGCTTGCGGACGGGGAAATCGTGGAGATGGGTGGGCGCGCGGCCGCAGGCGACAAGTATGACCTGCTGGGAGTGCTGTTGGGCAGCGAAGGCACCCTGGGAATTGTGGCCGAGGTCAGCTGTCGCCTCAGCGTCCAACCCCAGGCGCTGACCACAATGCTGGCGGCATTTGGTGCTGTTCAGCCTGCGATCCAGACAGTGACCGACATCGTCGCAGCCGGCCTGCTCCCGGCGACCCTCGAGATGATGGACCGGCCGCTGATCGAATCCGTCCAGGCGGCATTTGACGCAGGTTACCCAGGGGGCGCCGCCGCAGTCTTGATCATCGAAGTCGACGGTCTGGCAGTCTCGATGGACAGGCAGGCCCGCGCAGTGGAGGAAATCTGCCGCAGCCACGGGGCGCTCTCCTTTGAGCGGGCCCAGTCCGAGGCCGATCGTCAGCGCCTGTGGAAGGGTCGCAAGGGCGCCATGGCGTCCCTGGTCAACATCCGCCCCAACACGATCTGCACCGACGTCGTCGTTCCCCGGTCGGCTCTGCCCGACATGCTGGAGGCCGTCGTCGCTCTCGGCGAGGCCCGGGGCATGACCATCGGGAGCCTTTTTCATGCCGGCGACGGCAACTTGCACCCCCAGGTGTTGTTCGACGCCCGGGATCCGGCGCAGGTTGAGGCGGCCCACGAGGTGGATGCGGAGATCGTTGCCCTGGCCATCGAGCGCGGAGGAGTGTTGTCTGGGGAACATGGGATTGGCTGCTGCAAGCGCCCCTGGATGGAAATGATGTTCTCGGAGACTGACCTGCGGGTGCAGTGGGTCATCAAGGACGCCTTCGACCCTGCCGGTCTGCTCAACCCGGGCAAAGTCCTTCCCGATCGCCTGATCGTGTGCGACGCCGTTCACGCAGGTTCACGGGGCCCGCAGGTGCGCGAACATTGCCCGGCGGACGCGAGCGAAGCGCTGGCGCCCCGCGACCCCGAAGAAGCCGCGGAAGTGTTGGGGGAGCTGGGACGTTTTGGGAGCGCTGCCTGGATTTGCGGAAGCGGCCGGCTCCAATGCCCTGTCCAGGGCGCGACGGCCGTCAGCACCCGTATGCTCAACAAGATCACGCTCTTCGACCAGGAGAACCTCACCGTCACCGTGCAGGCAGGAATGCGCTGGGATGACCTGCAGAGACATCTGTCAGAGACGGGGCAGTTCGTCCCCCTCAGGCCGGCCTGCCCAGAGCGTACTGTGGGAGGCGTCGTGGCGCGTGATGCGTACAGCGCCCAGCGGTTCGTCTACGGGTCGGTGCCCGATGTGCTTCTCGGCGCCAGTGTTGCACTTCCCACCGGCGATCTCGTGAAAGCCGGCAGCCGA is part of the Armatimonadota bacterium genome and harbors:
- a CDS encoding FAD-binding protein, with the protein product MAARAAITTGPVRRLRRSLERALGRDAVLWREADLCLYSYDSTLARGQPDLVALPEDTRQLSDAVKAAADLGIPIVARGAGTCLSGGPVPTHGGLVLALNRMDRLLDLDVRGRMARVQAGMVNAELQRLIAPHGLFFAPDPASQLASTIGGNVAENAGGPHCLKYGVTANHVSAATVVLADGEIVEMGGRAAAGDKYDLLGVLLGSEGTLGIVAEVSCRLSVQPQALTTMLAAFGAVQPAIQTVTDIVAAGLLPATLEMMDRPLIESVQAAFDAGYPGGAAAVLIIEVDGLAVSMDRQARAVEEICRSHGALSFERAQSEADRQRLWKGRKGAMASLVNIRPNTICTDVVVPRSALPDMLEAVVALGEARGMTIGSLFHAGDGNLHPQVLFDARDPAQVEAAHEVDAEIVALAIERGGVLSGEHGIGCCKRPWMEMMFSETDLRVQWVIKDAFDPAGLLNPGKVLPDRLIVCDAVHAGSRGPQVREHCPADASEALAPRDPEEAAEVLGELGRFGSAAWICGSGRLQCPVQGATAVSTRMLNKITLFDQENLTVTVQAGMRWDDLQRHLSETGQFVPLRPACPERTVGGVVARDAYSAQRFVYGSVPDVLLGASVALPTGDLVKAGSRCVKNVSGYAVHRLLVGSWGTLGLITDVTLRTRPVPEVVRCLMFGGGGAQLGRIAGELLHSLLTERLQPASMHVAPGNVLGPNWQDTDGVILLGLEGLSEEVAFLESEAVRHAGRLGLKHTDTVCEDAALDLYARLSAAAETGFSVTGAPQSLYSFRDSADADCAIVLDVAAGALSMNPSGNPAELRPVLEAQCASEGLTVTQQPPFFRSPGAEGALATICRRIKTAVDPGGVLPTLI